Proteins co-encoded in one Ruegeria sp. HKCCD4315 genomic window:
- a CDS encoding thiamine pyrophosphate-binding protein, protein MKRPLGAQISHMLKDRGVDVIFGIPGVHNQEMYRGIEEAGITHVLARHEQGAGFMADGYARATGQPGVAYVITGPGLCNIMTPIGQAYSDSVPMLVLSSCLDETQAMRGQLHQMNDQRVAAGTVADWSAQAESATAAYGLVERAFEEFELSRPRPKHIQVPIAQLEADAEPAPFPNQPALRTKALPPDVSSVVSMLNLSRRPLFILGGGCKSNDWRQILTQLGAACFTTYAGRGMPGANYPLDFGSMLPRPRSAEVIASADLVIAVGAELGEVDLWRHELGHKATLIRVDLDPEVLSDRHRAAIKLQTDSQSFARALWHATADMKPATGWSADEVAVARARWRAEVDAERPGIVPVADALREAMPADTMIYSDMTQFAYVAKEVWDMAYPHHWHHPTGFGTLGYGLPAGIGGAVARLGKPTAVIAGDYGFHYTMQELGVAVELGLSLPIILWDNGKLKEIEDSMVRSQIAPNAVVARNPDFCKLAEAFGALSAAPSTLAEMQSATRAAFDAPVPTLIHVTPDIL, encoded by the coding sequence ATGAGCAAGGGGCGGGGTTCATGGCAGATGGCTACGCGCGCGCCACGGGCCAGCCGGGTGTTGCCTATGTCATCACCGGGCCCGGTTTGTGCAATATCATGACACCGATTGGTCAGGCCTACAGCGACTCTGTTCCGATGCTGGTGTTGTCTTCCTGCCTTGATGAAACGCAGGCAATGCGTGGCCAGTTGCATCAGATGAACGATCAGCGTGTCGCTGCCGGGACGGTTGCCGATTGGTCGGCACAGGCCGAATCCGCCACAGCAGCCTATGGGCTGGTGGAACGTGCTTTTGAAGAGTTCGAGCTATCGCGACCACGACCCAAACACATTCAGGTGCCAATTGCGCAGTTGGAGGCAGATGCTGAGCCCGCGCCATTTCCAAACCAGCCAGCGCTGCGCACCAAGGCGTTGCCGCCTGATGTGTCATCCGTTGTTTCGATGCTGAACCTGTCACGCAGGCCATTGTTCATTTTGGGCGGGGGCTGCAAGTCCAACGACTGGCGGCAAATTTTGACACAGTTGGGCGCTGCTTGCTTTACCACCTACGCCGGGCGCGGGATGCCGGGCGCGAACTACCCGCTGGATTTCGGATCCATGCTGCCGCGCCCTAGAAGCGCCGAAGTCATAGCCTCGGCGGACCTAGTGATTGCTGTTGGCGCTGAGCTGGGCGAGGTTGATCTGTGGCGGCATGAGCTTGGACACAAAGCGACGCTGATCCGTGTGGATCTGGACCCCGAAGTTCTATCTGATCGCCACCGGGCCGCAATCAAGCTCCAGACAGACAGCCAAAGCTTTGCCCGCGCATTGTGGCACGCGACTGCTGACATGAAACCCGCGACCGGATGGTCGGCCGATGAGGTCGCCGTTGCGCGTGCCCGCTGGCGCGCCGAGGTAGATGCCGAGCGGCCCGGAATTGTGCCGGTTGCGGACGCGCTGCGCGAAGCCATGCCAGCTGATACAATGATCTATTCGGACATGACCCAATTCGCTTATGTCGCGAAAGAGGTTTGGGACATGGCCTATCCTCATCACTGGCATCACCCTACGGGGTTCGGCACCCTTGGCTACGGGTTACCTGCCGGAATCGGTGGAGCAGTGGCACGACTTGGAAAGCCAACGGCAGTTATCGCCGGGGACTATGGGTTTCATTATACGATGCAGGAACTGGGTGTTGCGGTTGAGTTGGGTTTGTCTTTGCCGATCATCCTGTGGGACAATGGCAAGCTGAAAGAGATTGAAGACAGCATGGTGCGCAGTCAGATCGCACCGAATGCTGTGGTTGCTCGAAACCCGGATTTCTGCAAATTGGCTGAGGCTTTCGGTGCCTTGTCGGCGGCACCTTCGACATTGGCAGAAATGCAGAGTGCCACCCGCGCCGCCTTCGACGCACCGGTCCCGACGCTTATCCATGTGACGCCAGACATTCTGTAA